A genomic window from Nocardioides jiangxiensis includes:
- the recR gene encoding recombination mediator RecR produces the protein MYEGIVQDLIDELGRLPGVGPKSAQRIAFHLLQAEPEDVRRLAEVLIQVKQRVKFCSICFNVSEEEQCRICRDPRRDPSVICVVEEYKDVAAIERTREFKGRYHVLGGAISPIDGIGPDQLRIRELLMRLADGTVQEVILATDPNLEGEATATFLTRNLKPLGLRVTRLASGLPVGGDLEYADEVTLGRAFAGRRSADG, from the coding sequence TTGTACGAAGGCATCGTCCAGGACCTCATCGACGAGCTCGGCCGCCTGCCGGGCGTCGGTCCGAAGAGCGCCCAGCGCATCGCGTTCCACCTCCTCCAGGCCGAGCCCGAGGACGTACGCCGGCTGGCCGAGGTCCTCATCCAGGTCAAGCAGCGCGTGAAGTTCTGCAGCATCTGCTTCAACGTCTCCGAGGAGGAGCAGTGCCGGATCTGCCGCGACCCGCGGCGTGACCCGAGCGTCATCTGCGTCGTCGAGGAGTACAAGGACGTCGCCGCGATCGAGCGCACGCGTGAGTTCAAGGGCCGGTACCACGTGCTCGGCGGCGCGATCAGCCCCATCGACGGCATCGGGCCCGACCAGCTGCGGATCCGCGAGCTGCTGATGCGGCTGGCCGACGGCACCGTCCAGGAGGTCATCCTGGCGACCGACCCGAACCTCGAGGGCGAGGCCACCGCGACGTTCCTCACCCGCAACCTGAAGCCGTTGGGGTTGCGCGTGACCCGACTTGCCAGTGGACTACCTGTGGGCGGCGACCTCGAGTACGCCGACGAAGTGACCCTGGGACGTGCATTCGCTGGACGGAGGTCCGCAGATGGCTGA
- a CDS encoding YbaB/EbfC family nucleoid-associated protein, which translates to MTQNPFGGEGGFDMAALLQQAQQMKDDLAVAQEALANTRFEGTVAGGAVTATVNGHGELLGVQVKAGEFDGSNPDELADLGDMIVAAYRDAKAKADATSEESIGMITGGLSRGIPGMA; encoded by the coding sequence ATGACGCAGAACCCGTTCGGGGGCGAGGGCGGCTTCGACATGGCCGCCCTGCTCCAGCAGGCACAGCAGATGAAGGACGACCTCGCGGTCGCCCAGGAGGCGCTGGCCAACACCCGGTTCGAGGGCACGGTTGCAGGAGGTGCCGTGACGGCGACCGTCAACGGCCACGGCGAGCTGCTCGGCGTCCAGGTCAAGGCGGGTGAGTTCGACGGCTCCAACCCCGACGAGCTGGCCGACCTCGGCGACATGATCGTCGCGGCGTACCGCGATGCGAAGGCGAAGGCCGACGCCACGTCCGAGGAGTCGATCGGCATGATCACCGGCGGCCTGAGCCGCGGCATCCCGGGCATGGCCTGA
- a CDS encoding DNA polymerase III subunit gamma and tau encodes MEAPLALYRRYRPETFAEVIGQDHVTEPLRAALANNRVNHAYLFSGPRGCGKTTSARILARALNCEKAPISDPCGECESCRDLARGGPGSIDVIEIDAASHGGVDDARDLREKAFFAPVKSRYKIYIIDEAHMVTTQGFNALLKLVEEPPPHLRFVFATTEPEKVLPTIRSRTHHYPFRLIPPRLLSGYLGQLCEAEGVAIEPAALPLVVRAGGGSARDTLSVLDQLLGGAGPAGVTYDLAAGLLGYTPDSLLDEVVDAFAARDGSGVFGVVDKVIETGQDPRRFTEDLLRRLRDLVIVAAVPDAPATGLIDVAEDAGERLVAQAQRFGAIELSRAADLVAKGLTEMRGATAPRLLLELICARVLLPGADDTSDGVLARLDRLERRASMTGVASPAAVPSSVPASGAADAPSGATRAAVAEAGHAVADAGAAVAQRGVGAAQSGLAAARAAARSVAGSVPGSARPQAQAPAPVPAAPAAPAPAAPAPAAVTPSAPAAPAVEGHGWDAVRPGSGGARPAEQATPPAVPAVPAVPVAPAAPAAPAAPPVAVAAPQPSAPAAPSSAAAPPAAAAPAAAAPAAAAPPASSGTRFGLPDVRRLWPDMVDQIKGMRRLTWMLLTNNAQVVSVDDTTLTLGFDSAGARDSFARGDHADLVSKAGVKVVGHAWRVEAIVSQGGPTASVSAAPVQGVPEPPMGDEPDDDAGEDRRALSAEQAAGSVAAGERPTAHVAREALRQAATEPGQQPQRPDPFAADAEAHPDDPDVESVGLSGAELLQRELGATIIDEIRHDG; translated from the coding sequence GTGGAAGCACCTCTCGCGCTCTACCGGCGCTACCGGCCCGAGACGTTCGCCGAGGTCATCGGCCAGGACCACGTCACCGAGCCGCTGCGTGCTGCCCTCGCCAACAACCGCGTCAACCACGCCTACCTCTTCTCGGGCCCGCGTGGCTGCGGCAAGACGACGTCGGCGCGCATCCTCGCCCGGGCGCTCAACTGCGAGAAGGCCCCGATCTCCGACCCGTGCGGTGAGTGCGAGTCGTGCCGTGACCTCGCACGCGGTGGGCCGGGCTCGATCGACGTCATCGAGATCGACGCTGCCTCGCACGGTGGCGTCGACGACGCCCGCGACCTGCGCGAGAAGGCGTTCTTCGCCCCGGTGAAGAGCCGCTACAAGATCTACATCATCGACGAGGCCCACATGGTCACGACGCAGGGCTTCAACGCCCTGCTCAAGCTCGTCGAGGAGCCCCCGCCGCACCTGCGCTTCGTCTTCGCGACGACCGAGCCGGAGAAGGTCCTCCCGACCATCCGCTCGCGCACGCACCACTACCCCTTCCGGCTGATCCCGCCCAGGCTGCTCAGCGGCTACCTCGGCCAGCTCTGTGAGGCCGAAGGGGTGGCGATCGAGCCCGCGGCGCTGCCGCTCGTGGTGCGCGCGGGTGGTGGCTCGGCGCGCGACACCCTGTCCGTCCTCGACCAGCTCCTCGGAGGAGCCGGGCCCGCGGGCGTGACCTACGACCTCGCAGCCGGCCTGCTCGGCTACACGCCGGACTCGCTGCTGGACGAGGTCGTCGACGCCTTCGCGGCCCGCGACGGCTCGGGGGTCTTCGGCGTCGTCGACAAGGTCATCGAGACCGGTCAGGACCCGCGCCGGTTCACCGAGGACCTGCTGCGCCGGCTGCGTGACCTGGTGATCGTGGCGGCCGTGCCCGATGCCCCCGCGACCGGCCTGATCGACGTCGCGGAGGACGCGGGGGAGCGCCTCGTGGCGCAGGCCCAGCGGTTCGGCGCGATCGAGCTCTCGCGTGCCGCGGACCTGGTCGCCAAGGGCCTCACCGAGATGCGGGGGGCCACGGCTCCGCGCCTCCTCCTCGAGCTGATCTGCGCCCGCGTCCTGCTGCCCGGTGCCGACGACACCTCCGACGGCGTCCTCGCCCGCCTCGACCGGCTCGAGCGCCGTGCGTCGATGACGGGTGTGGCGTCGCCGGCAGCGGTCCCCTCGTCGGTCCCCGCATCGGGTGCCGCGGACGCGCCGTCGGGCGCGACGCGTGCCGCCGTCGCCGAGGCCGGTCATGCGGTCGCCGATGCCGGCGCTGCCGTCGCCCAGCGCGGCGTCGGCGCAGCCCAGTCGGGCCTCGCCGCCGCGCGGGCCGCTGCCCGGTCGGTCGCCGGGTCCGTGCCGGGTTCCGCGCGCCCGCAGGCCCAGGCGCCTGCGCCGGTCCCTGCTGCTCCGGCTGCGCCTGCCCCGGCTGCGCCTGCCCCGGCTGCCGTCACACCGAGTGCCCCCGCCGCCCCCGCCGTGGAAGGGCACGGGTGGGATGCCGTGCGTCCCGGCTCCGGCGGCGCACGCCCTGCCGAGCAGGCCACACCCCCGGCAGTCCCGGCAGTCCCGGCAGTCCCGGTGGCCCCGGCGGCTCCGGCGGCTCCGGCGGCTCCGCCTGTCGCGGTCGCCGCGCCGCAGCCCTCGGCGCCTGCCGCCCCGTCGTCGGCCGCAGCTCCGCCGGCGGCCGCTGCCCCGGCGGCCGCTGCCCCGGCGGCCGCTGCCCCGCCCGCGTCGTCCGGCACCCGCTTCGGCCTCCCGGACGTGCGCCGCCTCTGGCCCGACATGGTCGACCAGATCAAGGGCATGCGCCGGCTCACGTGGATGCTGCTCACCAACAACGCGCAGGTGGTCTCCGTCGACGACACGACGCTCACGCTGGGCTTCGACAGTGCGGGCGCGCGCGACAGCTTCGCCCGCGGCGACCACGCCGACCTGGTCAGCAAGGCCGGCGTCAAGGTCGTCGGTCACGCCTGGCGGGTCGAGGCGATCGTGTCGCAGGGTGGTCCGACGGCCTCCGTGAGTGCGGCGCCCGTCCAGGGCGTCCCCGAGCCGCCGATGGGCGACGAGCCCGACGACGACGCCGGCGAGGACCGCCGTGCCCTTTCCGCAGAGCAGGCCGCGGGGTCCGTGGCGGCGGGCGAGCGTCCGACGGCCCACGTCGCGCGTGAGGCGCTGCGGCAGGCAGCCACCGAGCCCGGGCAGCAGCCGCAGCGACCCGACCCGTTCGCCGCCGACGCCGAGGCACACCCCGACGACCCGGACGTCGAGTCCGTCGGGCTCAGCGGCGCCGAGCTGCTCCAGCGCGAGCTGGGCGCCACCATCATCGACGAGATCCGCCACGACGGCTGA